The Flavobacterium piscisymbiosum genome includes a region encoding these proteins:
- a CDS encoding FKBP-type peptidyl-prolyl cis-trans isomerase yields the protein MNKFKYYFILLLAGIGIVSCNKSDDDDDVVTVPLRDYKEQYKADNDSIVNYLKTNYMTVIHAPGTPQDLDVVIKKIVPGDGNVSIWDQKEYPLQTRPVYSNDVDYEVYFLSLRKGSGNSPTNTDRIVTSYSGNLLNGKVFDSSYGNAETFNLFAYSPEGTVIEGWSEIFPQFKTGTSTTAGNGVITYDNFGAGVMFLPSGLAYYNGTVGTDGAAYSCLVFSFKLFDLQRMDNEYSTSSSTGQRITVGDGVPDYLEDLNGDGYLYDFRNTTKYPNPPKELIDDTDGDGIADYLDFDDDGDGFTTLFELTKPTGQIGNGTLNGEPFNYGARFYYPWDPTADNPNTPNTDEYEPWGIPRKPTGELTDPAKPESSTNPRKFVEEDYKASGRLRIHLDKTYPVKKN from the coding sequence ATGAATAAATTTAAATATTATTTTATTTTATTACTTGCAGGAATAGGGATTGTGTCTTGTAATAAAAGTGATGATGATGATGATGTTGTAACTGTGCCTCTAAGAGATTATAAAGAACAATACAAAGCTGATAATGATTCTATTGTTAATTATTTAAAGACAAATTACATGACTGTTATACATGCTCCCGGAACTCCGCAGGATCTGGATGTCGTGATAAAAAAAATAGTTCCTGGTGATGGAAATGTTTCAATTTGGGATCAAAAAGAGTATCCATTGCAGACCAGACCTGTCTATAGTAATGATGTAGATTATGAGGTTTATTTTTTATCCTTAAGAAAAGGATCAGGAAATTCGCCTACAAATACAGATAGGATAGTAACTTCTTATTCAGGTAATTTGTTAAATGGAAAAGTTTTTGATAGTTCTTATGGAAATGCAGAAACTTTTAATTTATTCGCATACTCACCTGAAGGCACTGTGATCGAGGGCTGGTCTGAGATTTTTCCTCAATTTAAAACGGGTACTTCGACGACCGCAGGAAATGGTGTTATTACCTATGATAATTTTGGTGCGGGAGTTATGTTTTTACCTTCAGGTTTAGCTTATTACAATGGTACTGTAGGTACTGATGGTGCGGCATATTCTTGTTTAGTATTTAGTTTTAAGCTATTTGATCTTCAGAGAATGGATAATGAATATAGTACTTCTTCGTCAACCGGACAAAGAATTACTGTTGGTGATGGTGTTCCTGATTATTTAGAAGATCTTAATGGTGATGGTTATCTTTATGATTTTAGAAATACAACTAAATATCCAAATCCGCCAAAGGAATTAATTGATGATACAGATGGTGACGGAATAGCTGATTATTTAGATTTTGATGATGATGGTGATGGGTTTACTACTTTGTTTGAACTTACAAAACCAACAGGACAAATTGGTAATGGAACTTTAAACGGAGAGCCTTTTAATTACGGAGCGAGATTCTATTATCCGTGGGATCCTACTGCAGATAATCCGAATACTCCAAATACAGATGAGTATGAGCCTTGGGGGATTCCTAGAAAGCCAACAGGAGAACTTACAGATCCTGCCAAGCCGGAGTCTTCAACTAATCCTAGAAAATTTGTAGAAGAGGATTATAAAGCTTCAGGCCGTTTAAGAATTCATCTTGATAAAACATACCCGGTTAAAAAGAATTAA
- a CDS encoding transketolase family protein: MKKYTNTGSKDTRSGFGAGMTELGQKNEKVVALCADLIGSLKFDDFKKNHPERFFQIGIAEANMIGIAAGLTIGGKIPFTGTFANFSTGRVYDQIRQSVAYSDKNVKICASHAGLTLGEDGATHQILEDIGLMKMLPGMTVINTCDYNQTKAATLALADHHGPAYLRFGRPVVPNFMPADEPFVIGKAILLNEGTDVTIVATGHLVWEALIAAEALEAKGISAEVINIHTIKPLDEEAILKSLAKTKCVVTAEEHNILGGLGESVSRVLALNNPAPQEFVAVNDSFGESGTPEQLMEKYKLNNQAIVEAVERVIKRK, translated from the coding sequence ATGAAAAAATATACAAATACAGGAAGTAAAGATACTCGTTCAGGTTTTGGAGCGGGAATGACTGAACTAGGTCAAAAAAACGAAAAAGTAGTAGCACTTTGTGCTGATTTAATTGGATCATTAAAATTTGATGATTTCAAAAAAAATCACCCGGAGCGTTTTTTCCAAATTGGTATTGCAGAAGCTAACATGATTGGTATCGCTGCAGGTTTAACAATTGGAGGAAAAATTCCTTTTACAGGAACTTTCGCTAACTTCTCTACAGGAAGAGTTTACGATCAAATTCGTCAATCTGTTGCTTATTCTGATAAAAACGTAAAAATCTGTGCTTCTCACGCTGGTTTAACATTAGGAGAAGACGGAGCAACTCACCAAATCCTTGAAGATATTGGTTTAATGAAAATGTTGCCAGGAATGACTGTAATCAATACTTGCGATTACAACCAAACCAAAGCTGCAACATTAGCATTAGCAGATCATCACGGCCCTGCTTATTTACGTTTTGGTCGTCCGGTTGTACCTAACTTTATGCCAGCTGACGAACCTTTCGTAATTGGAAAAGCAATTTTATTAAACGAAGGAACAGATGTAACAATCGTTGCAACAGGACACTTAGTTTGGGAAGCTCTGATCGCTGCAGAAGCATTAGAAGCTAAAGGAATTTCTGCCGAAGTAATCAACATTCACACTATTAAACCCCTTGACGAAGAAGCGATTCTAAAATCATTGGCAAAAACTAAATGTGTGGTAACCGCAGAAGAGCACAACATTCTTGGAGGTCTTGGAGAAAGCGTTTCAAGAGTATTAGCTTTAAACAATCCTGCTCCACAAGAGTTTGTTGCTGTAAACGATAGTTTTGGTGAATCTGGAACTCCTGAGCAATTAATGGAAAAATACAAATTAAACAATCAAGCAATTGTTGAAGCTGTAGAAAGAGTTATCAAAAGAAAATAA
- a CDS encoding phosphoribosyltransferase domain-containing protein, with protein sequence MSKNIILTNQEIEHKIKRIAYQIYETFVDEEEVVIAGIASNGSIFAQKIALALSTISTLKVSLCEVKVDKQNPQLPIQTSLTKEEYENKGLVLVDDVLNSGTTLIYAVRHFLDVPLKKFKTAVLVDRNHKKYPVKADFKGISLSTSLLEHVQVVFDDNGDDYAFLS encoded by the coding sequence ATGAGCAAAAACATCATCTTAACAAATCAGGAAATCGAACATAAAATAAAACGTATCGCCTATCAGATATACGAAACATTTGTTGACGAAGAAGAAGTTGTAATTGCCGGAATTGCTTCTAACGGATCTATTTTTGCCCAAAAAATTGCTTTAGCCTTAAGCACGATTTCAACACTTAAGGTTTCTCTTTGCGAAGTTAAAGTCGACAAACAAAATCCGCAGTTGCCTATACAAACTTCTTTAACAAAGGAAGAATACGAAAATAAAGGATTGGTACTTGTAGACGACGTCTTAAATTCGGGCACTACATTAATCTATGCTGTTCGTCATTTCTTAGACGTTCCGTTAAAGAAATTCAAAACAGCAGTGCTTGTGGATCGAAATCATAAAAAATATCCTGTAAAGGCCGATTTTAAAGGTATCTCCTTATCGACCTCTTTATTAGAGCATGTTCAGGTTGTTTTTGACGACAACGGCGACGATTATGCTTTTTTAAGCTAA
- a CDS encoding shikimate kinase, producing MKKIILLGYMGCGKSTIAQNLSKITNIPFLDLDKCIENKAKLSINEIFEQFGEIHFRKLEHEMFLELLQSSENSIIGLGGGTPCYANNHELLKRDDVASIYLKASIDTLYNRLIHNKSKRPLIANMNEEEMREFIAKHLFDRSYYYNHAQHKVSVDNKAVDETVQDILEILA from the coding sequence ATGAAAAAGATTATATTATTAGGATATATGGGCTGCGGAAAGTCAACAATTGCCCAAAACTTGTCAAAAATTACAAATATTCCGTTTCTGGATTTAGATAAATGTATCGAAAATAAAGCAAAATTATCTATAAATGAGATTTTCGAGCAATTTGGAGAGATCCATTTTAGGAAATTAGAGCATGAAATGTTTCTGGAATTACTTCAATCTTCAGAAAATAGCATCATAGGTTTAGGCGGAGGAACACCTTGTTATGCCAATAACCATGAATTATTAAAAAGAGATGATGTTGCCTCGATTTATTTAAAGGCTTCAATCGATACTTTATATAATAGATTAATTCATAACAAAAGCAAACGCCCGCTAATTGCTAATATGAATGAAGAGGAAATGAGAGAGTTTATCGCAAAGCATTTGTTCGACAGAAGCTATTATTATAACCACGCACAACATAAAGTTTCGGTTGATAATAAAGCTGTCGATGAAACAGTTCAGGATATTCTTGAAATCTTAGCTTAA
- a CDS encoding RNA-binding S4 domain-containing protein: protein MRIDKYLWCVRYYKTRNMVTEACKKNHVTVNGQVAKPSKEVFPTDKITFRKDQITQIITVLDIPESRVGAKLVDIYRKNETPAEAYAHLELLKLSKEHYRKTGTGRPTKKDRRDIDEYGNDIIDDEETE, encoded by the coding sequence ATGCGAATAGATAAATACTTATGGTGCGTACGTTATTACAAAACCAGAAATATGGTTACTGAGGCCTGTAAAAAGAACCATGTTACAGTAAATGGGCAGGTTGCCAAACCATCAAAAGAAGTCTTTCCAACAGATAAAATTACCTTTAGAAAAGATCAGATTACACAAATTATTACTGTACTTGACATTCCCGAAAGTCGTGTTGGGGCAAAACTGGTAGATATATACAGAAAAAATGAAACCCCAGCCGAAGCTTACGCACATTTAGAATTACTAAAACTATCTAAAGAACACTATCGTAAAACCGGCACAGGAAGACCAACTAAAAAAGACAGAAGAGATATCGACGAATATGGTAATGATATTATTGATGATGAAGAAACTGAGTAA